The nucleotide sequence CGGCGATCGGGCCCTGCTGCGCTTCGACGGGGTCGACTCCGCCTACCGGGTGTGGCTCAACGGGACCGAGCTCGGCCGGGCAACCGGCTCCCGGCTGGCTTCGGAGTTCGATGTCACGTCACTGTTGACCGCGTCGAGCGACGGGGTCAACACCGTGGCGGTCCGCGTTCACCAATGGTCCTCGGCCAGCTACCTGGAGGACCAGGACATGTGGTGGCTGTCGGGCATCTTCCGCGACGTGACCCTGTTGGCTCGCCCGTCCGGCGGGATCGATGACGTCTTCGTGCACGCCGACTACGACCACCGGAGCGGCCAGGGCACGCTTCGGGTCGAATGCCCCGGCGACGGTTGGCTGACCGTTCCTGAGCTGGGGGTCGAGGCCGCCGCCAACGAGAGCACCGAGATCGCCGGTGTCGAGGCCTGGACGGCCGAGAATCCGCGGCTCTACGACGCGGAACTGCGGACCGCGGCCGAGACAGTGTCGCTGAGGATCGGCTTCCGGACCGTGGCCATCGTCGATGGTGTGTTCACCGTCAACGGGGCCCCCATCAAGCTGCGCGGGGTGAACCGCCACGAGGTCAACCCCGATCGCGGTCGTTCGGTGACCGAGTCCGACATGCTCGCCGACGTCCTGCTGATGAAGCAGCACAACATCAACGCGGTCCGGACCAGCCACTATCCGCCGCACCCGCGCTTCCTCGAACTGTGCGACGAGCACGGCCTGTGGGTCGTCGACGAGTGTGACCTGGAGACGCACGGGTTCTTCCTCAACGACTGGCGCGCCAACCCGACCGACGACGCACGGTGGGAAGAGGCACTGGTGGACCGGATGCGCCGGATGGTGCAGCGGGACAAGAACCACCCCTCGATCATCATGTGGTCGCTGGGCAACGAGAGCGGGCCGGGGCGCAACCTGACCGCGATGGCGGCCGCCGCGCGTGAGATCGATGGCAGTCGCCCGCTGCACTACGAGCACGACTGGTCGGTGCCCGACGTCGACGTCTACAGCCGGATGTACGCACCGCACGACGAGGTGGCCCAGATCGCCACCGGAACCGAACCACCGCTGCCTGATGCGGTGGCCGATCGCCGACGACGCGCGATGCCCTTCGTTCAGTGCGAATACGCGCACGCGATGGGTAACGGGCCGGGTGGCCTGCTGGAGTACCAGCAGCTGTTCGAGTCCTCCGATCGCTGCCTGGGCGGCTTCGTGTGGGAGTGGATCGACCACGGCCTGCGGCAGCTCGACTCCGACGGCCGTGAGCGCTGGGGCTACGGTGGCGACTTCGACGAGCCCTTGCACGACGGCAACTTCGTCGCCGACGGTCTGATCTTCCCGGACCGGACGCCTTCGCCGGGCCTGCTGGATTACGCCGCGGTCATCGCCCCGGTTCTGATCGAGGCTGATCCCGCCGGCGGCATCAGACTGACCAACCGGTACGACTTCGCCGACACCTCCGGGCTGACCTTCGACTGGATCCTGGAAGCCGGCGGCGTGGAGCTGCGGCGTGGAGCGCTGAGCGTTCCGGTGATCACCGCGCGGGGCTCGGCGGTGGTCGCGATACCGGAGGAAGCCGTGACCGCGGATCGGATCGACGGTGAGCGTTGGCTGACGGTGCGGGCGCGGCTGGCTGCCGCGAGCACGTTCGCCGACGCCGGGCACGAGGTGGCCTTCGGGCAGGTTCAGGTGCCTGCCGACTCGGTGCCGGACGCGATCCTGCCGCCGCCGGCGGATGTGCTGCCGGTCAGGGTCGGCTCGCAGATCGTGATCGGTCCGGCGGTGTTCGATGCCCGGACCGGCTCGCTGCTGCGGATCGGTTCACTGGCCGTGCTCGAGTCTCCGCGGCTGGATCTCTGGCGCGCCCCGACCGACAACGATCGCGGCGAGCATGGTCAGCCCGTCGAGCCGGTGTGGCGGGCGATGGGGCTGGACCGGCTGATGCATCGGATCGTGTCGGTGTCGGTGTCGGGGGGATCGCTCGTGGTGCGGTCACGGGTCGGCGCCGCGCGCACCGACCTGCTCTTCGACGTGCAGTACACCTGGACGGCCTCGGGCGAGGCGGGCGTGGCTCTGGAGGTCGCGGTATCGGCCAACCAGGAACTCACCGCTCCGCTGCCGCGCGTCGGTGTGCGGCTGCGCCTGCCGCGTTCGGTGGACGAGGTCGGTTGGTTCGGCCGCGGTCCGGGCGAGAGCTACCCCGACACCGGCTACGCGAACCGGATCGGTCAGTTCGCGGCCACGGTCGACGGGTTGCAGACGCCGTACGTGTATCCGCAGGAGAACGGTGCCCGATCGGAGACCAGGTGGGTGAGCCTCACCGCCGATGACGACCGCGGGATCGTCATCAGCGGGGAGCCGACGTTCTCCTTCACCGCCCGACGGTGGTCCTCCGAGCAGCTCGATCACGCCACCCACGAAGCGGAACTGCACGACGAGGACGCCATCTTCGTGACCCTCGATGCAGCCGAACAGGGCATCGGGACCGCCTCGTGCGGACCCGGCGTGCTGCCGCAGTACCAGCTGCGCGCGCTGCCCGAGCCGTTCCGCTTCGCGTTTTCCGCTGTCTGATTCGCCTGTGGTCTGACTCGGGTTCGGGCAGGGCTCAGGTCGGCGTCAGGGATGATTCCTTGTGCGCCGCCTGGGCCCCTGTCTTGTCCGATTCGACGATCCAGTACGGGTCGTCCTCAGAGGCGTTGAACTTCTGGCCGTCGAAGGTGAAGGGTTTCGTCCGTTTCTGAGTGGCCTTTCCGTGGGTCGGTCCTTGCGATGTGTTCCAGCGGACGCGGTCGCCGGTGCTGAGTGCCATGACCTCACGCTACGACTGCGTCTCAACCACGGCACCTTCGCGGAGTCCATCCGCCGCCGTAGCGCCTCCACCGCGCGAGCCTCGGCGAGCAGATCCAGCGACGACACGACTGGCCTTTCTCCACAGGCCGATTCCCGCTCATCCACAGTCGCTTCGGAGGGCCACGCACGGCCTCGGGGAGCCCCGCCGGTGTGACCGGTCAGGTAGGGGAGAATCCACGCGTGAACGAACGCAGTTGGGACGTGGCCGTGATCGGCGCCGGACCGG is from Jatrophihabitans telluris and encodes:
- a CDS encoding DUF2945 domain-containing protein — its product is MALSTGDRVRWNTSQGPTHGKATQKRTKPFTFDGQKFNASEDDPYWIVESDKTGAQAAHKESSLTPT
- a CDS encoding glycoside hydrolase family 2 TIM barrel-domain containing protein, producing MPAESVVPPSGASPAETSWFEQYFPNTGAREPRSWLRSSAPELSLNGQWRFRYSTRADQPEDFPAPDFDDAAWDHLEVPAHWQLNGYGKPAYTNVQYPFPVDPPFVPDENPTGDYRLTFTVPAGFLAAGDRALLRFDGVDSAYRVWLNGTELGRATGSRLASEFDVTSLLTASSDGVNTVAVRVHQWSSASYLEDQDMWWLSGIFRDVTLLARPSGGIDDVFVHADYDHRSGQGTLRVECPGDGWLTVPELGVEAAANESTEIAGVEAWTAENPRLYDAELRTAAETVSLRIGFRTVAIVDGVFTVNGAPIKLRGVNRHEVNPDRGRSVTESDMLADVLLMKQHNINAVRTSHYPPHPRFLELCDEHGLWVVDECDLETHGFFLNDWRANPTDDARWEEALVDRMRRMVQRDKNHPSIIMWSLGNESGPGRNLTAMAAAAREIDGSRPLHYEHDWSVPDVDVYSRMYAPHDEVAQIATGTEPPLPDAVADRRRRAMPFVQCEYAHAMGNGPGGLLEYQQLFESSDRCLGGFVWEWIDHGLRQLDSDGRERWGYGGDFDEPLHDGNFVADGLIFPDRTPSPGLLDYAAVIAPVLIEADPAGGIRLTNRYDFADTSGLTFDWILEAGGVELRRGALSVPVITARGSAVVAIPEEAVTADRIDGERWLTVRARLAAASTFADAGHEVAFGQVQVPADSVPDAILPPPADVLPVRVGSQIVIGPAVFDARTGSLLRIGSLAVLESPRLDLWRAPTDNDRGEHGQPVEPVWRAMGLDRLMHRIVSVSVSGGSLVVRSRVGAARTDLLFDVQYTWTASGEAGVALEVAVSANQELTAPLPRVGVRLRLPRSVDEVGWFGRGPGESYPDTGYANRIGQFAATVDGLQTPYVYPQENGARSETRWVSLTADDDRGIVISGEPTFSFTARRWSSEQLDHATHEAELHDEDAIFVTLDAAEQGIGTASCGPGVLPQYQLRALPEPFRFAFSAV